The following are encoded together in the Tripterygium wilfordii isolate XIE 37 chromosome 18, ASM1340144v1, whole genome shotgun sequence genome:
- the LOC119983489 gene encoding uncharacterized mitochondrial protein AtMg00810-like, whose product MVLGGTSNTLIQSIKDHLHSCFKIKDLGSLKYFLGLEITRSNSGLMVTQRKYALDLLHDSNFLDAKPLASPTELNTHLSIQSGTLLPDVGLYRRLIGRLTYLTLTRPDVSYAVHHLSQFLHAPTDQHLNAAYRVLRYIKSCPGQGIFFPSTHSSALRAYCDTDWSSTIRAYCDSDWASCRDSRRSVTGFCIMLGDSLVSWKSKKQSTVSRSSAEAEYRAMANTCSELLWLSALLRDFNVVHSHPISLYCDSQAAVHIANNPVFHERTKHIEIDCHFVREKVQLGFLRLLHIASTDQPSDFLTKPIPVHQLHHLLRKLNVVDPHRSPCGGFYIILFFSFLVYQGLSCIALVVEEAEYTERVISVLE is encoded by the exons ATGGTTCTTGGAGGCACTAGCAATACCCTCATCCAGTCTATTAAAGATCATCTCCACTCTTGTTTCAAGATCAAAGACTTGGGCTCATTAAAATACTTTCTTGGTCTTGAAATCACTCGCTCTAATTCAGGTCTGATGGTCACTCAACGTAAATATGCCTTGGATTTACTTCATGATTCAAATTTCCTCGATGCCAAGCCCCTCGCATCACCCACTGAACTCAATACTCATCTCTCCATTCAATCGGGCACTCTTCTGCCTGATGTTGGTCTTTATCGCCGCCTTATTGGTCGTTTGACTTATCTTACTTTAACCCGCCCAGATGTGAGCTACGCTGTTCATCATTTAAGTCAATTTTTACATGCTCCCACTGATCAACATTTGAACGCTGCCTATCGTGTTCTGCGTTACATCAAGAGTTGTCCAGGTCAGGgcattttctttccttcaacACACTCTTCTGCCTTGCGTGCCTATTGTGACACAGATTGGAGTTCTACTATTCGTGCTTAttgtgattctgattgggccTCTTGTCGGGACTCTCGTCGTTCTGTCACTGGTTTTTGCATCATGCTCGGTGACTCTCTGGTTTCCTGGAAATCTAAAAAGCAATCTACAGTTTCACGTTCCTCCGCTGAAGCCGAGTATCGTGCCATGGCCAATACTTGCAGTGAACTTCTTTGGTTGTCTGCTCTTCTTCGAGACTTCAATGTGGTTCATTCTCATCCTATTTCATTATACTGCGACTCACAAGCTGCTGTTCATATTGCTAATAATCCTGTATTTCATGAACGCACCAAGCACAttgaaatcgattgtcatttcGTTCGTGAAAAGGTTCAGCTTGGTTTTCTTCGGCTTCTACACATTGCCTCTACTGACCAGCCAAGTGATTTCTTAACAAAACCTATTCCCGTCCATCAACTTCATCACCTGTTGCGCAAGTTGAACGTTGTTGATCCCCATCGTTCACCTTGTGGGGGG TTTTATATTATTCTATTCTTTAGCTTTTTGGTTTATCAAGGTTTGAGCTGTATTGCACTTGTAGTAGAGGAAGCTGAATATACTGAACGAGTCATCTCTGTTCTTGAGTAA
- the LOC119984549 gene encoding chaperone protein ClpD, chloroplastic, which yields MQLSSSSPLSVHVRSEFSSLLPRLLRPSYRGSQSITDCHGRRLYPVYLLSPLHASPQSTFLYSSSYSFGVSLLSPSNSDRRRGNRRITTSVSAAFERFTERAIKVVIFSQREARALGKDMVFTQHLLLGLIAEDRDPEGFLGSGVKIGEARKTVRSIWHSDDTSVPQESSVSSSATNVPFSISTKRVFEAAVEYSRTMGHNFISPEHIVIGLITVDDGSAGQVLQRLGVDEGHLAGMALTRLQGELVKDGREPSAIPKGAREKSSNQKLSAFRSSGKAREKSALAKYCVDLTARASEGLVDPVIGRETEIRRIVQILCRRTKNNPILLGQSGVGKTAIAEGLAISIAQAEVPVDLLTKQIMSLDIGLLMAGAKERGELEARVTALLREIQKAGNIILFIDEVHTLVGSGTVGRGDKGSGLDLANLLKPSLGRGGLQCIASTTMDEYRTHFENDKALARRFQPVFINEPSQEDAIKILLGLREKYEAHHNCKFTLEAINAAVHLSARYISDRYLPDKAIDLIDEAGSRARTEAYKRKKEEQAYILTKSPSDYWQEIQTVQAMHEVVLSSRLNNDDVAPMADDFTPSTSENDEPSVVGPDDIAIVASLWSGIPVEQLTADERILIVGLDEQLRKRVVGQDEAVAAISRAVKRSRVGLKDPDRPMATMLFCGPTGVGKTELAKALAACYFGSESAMLRLDMSEYMERHSVSKLIGSPPGYIGYGDGGTITEAIRRQPFTLVLLDEIEKAHPDIFNILLQLFEDGHLTDSQGRRVSFKNALIVMTSNVGSSAIAKGGRNSIGFLVADEESASYTGMKSLVMEELKAYFRPELLNRIDEVVVFRPLEKAQMLEILNLMLQEVKERLISLGVGLEVTDSVKELICEQGFDRIYGARNLRRAVTLTIENMMSESLLAGDYKPGDTAIIDLDGSGKPFLKNRSDGINSLSDVTSCL from the exons atgcAGCTTTCATCCTCCTCGCCTCTTTCGGTCCACGTAAGATCGgagttttcttctcttctccctcGACTACTGCGTCCAAGCTACCGCGGAAGCCAATCAATCACTGACTGCCACGGTCGCCGTCTTTATCCAGTTTACTTATTATCCCCTCTTCATGCTAGTCCGCAAAGTACCTTCTTGTATTCGAGTTCTTATTCTTTCGGCGTTTCTTTATTGTCTCCAAGTAATTCTGACCGGCGAAGAGGGAATCGGAGGATCACTACTTCCGTCTCTGCAGCTTTCGAGCGATTCACGGAGAGAGCTATTAAGGTTGTGATATTTTCTCAAAGAGAAGCTAGAGCCTTGGGCAAGGACATGGTCTTCACGCAGCACCTCTTGTTGGGCTTGATCGCTGAGGATCGCGATCCCGAAGGGTTTCTTGGCTCTGGCGTAAAAATTGGCGAGGCACGTAAAACGGTTCGCAGTATTTGGCACTCTGATGATACTTCCGTTCCTCAAGAAAGTTCTGTCAGTTCTTCAGCTACGAACGTACCGTTCTCAATTAGTACAAAGCGGGTTTTTGAAGCCGCAGTGGAGTACTCAAGGACTATGGGACATAATTTCATTTCACCTGAGCATATAGTGATCGGTCTCATCACTGTTGACGATGGCAGCGCAGGTCAGGTACTCCAGAG GCTGGGGGTGGATGAGGGCCACTTGGCAGGGATGGCACTCACCAGACTTCAAGGCGAGCTTGTCAAAGATGGAAGAGAACCATCTGCAATACCCAAAGGAGCACGTGAAAAATCCTCTAATCAGAAACTCTCTGCTTTTAGATCCTCTGGGAAGGCAAGAG AGAAAAGTGCTCTGGCCAAATACTGCGTGGATCTTACTGCCCGTGCTAGTGAAGGACTCGTTGATCCTGTGATTGGGAGAGAAACTGAAATTCGAAGAATTGTTCAAATACTTTGTCGCAGAACCAAAAATAATCCCATTCTTCTTGGGCAAAGTGGTGTTGGAAAAACGGCCATTGCTGAAGGACTGGCAATTAGTATTGCACAAGCTGAGGTTCCTGTAGATCTCTTG ACAAAACAAATAATGTCCTTGGATATAGGACTACTGATGGCTGGTGCAAAGGAAAGGGGGGAACTAGAGGCACGTGTTACTGCATTACTAAGAGAGATACAGAAAGCAG GTAATATCATTCTTTTCATTGATGAAGTCCATACACTTGTGGGATCTGGCACAGTAGGACGGGGAGACAAGGGTTCTGGTCTTGACCTTGCTAATTTATTAAAGCCCTCTCTTGGGAGAGGTGGATTACAG TGCATTGCCTCGACAACTATGGATGAATACAGAActcattttgaaaatgataaagcATTAGCACGGCGATTCCAGCCTGTGTTTATTAATGAGCCCAGTCAG GAGGATGCAATTAAAATACTGTTGGGACTACGTGAGAAATACGAGGCCCATCACAACTGCAAATTCACTCTGGAAGCCATTAATGCTGCTGTGCACCTGTCAGCAAGATATATTTCTGATAGGTATCTTCCTGACAAAGCTATTGATCTCATTGATGAGGCAGGAAGTAGAGCTCGTACTGAAGCATATAAGAGGAAAAAGGAAGAGCAAGCTTATATACTTACGAAGTCACCAAGCGACTACTGGCAAGAAATTCAAACTGTTCAGGCCATGCATGAAGTG GTCTTGTCAAGTAGGTTAAATAATGACGATGTTGCTCCAATGGCAGATGATTTTACACCTTCCACATCAGAAAATGATGA ACCTTCAGTGGTGGGACCTGATGATATAGCAATAGTTGCTTCACTCTGGTCAGGCATCCCAGTTGAGCAGCTTACTGCTGATGAAAGAATACTTATAGTTGGTCTTGATGAGCAGCTTAGAAAACGGGTTGTTGGTCAGGACGAGGCTGTTGCTGCCATTTCCCGTGCTGTTAAGAGATCACGGGTTGGCCTGAAGGATCCAGACCGGCCAATGGCGACAATGCTTTTTTGTGGCCCCACTGGAGTTGGCAAAACTGAACTAGCAAAAGCTTTGGCAGCTTGCTATTTTGGATCA GAATCAGCCATGCTGAGATTGGACATGAGTGAATATATGGAGCGACACAGTGTGAGCAAATTAATTGGATCACCACCGGGTTATATTGGGTATGGTGACGGAGGCACAATAACAGAAGCTATAAGAAGACAACCTTTCACATTGGTATTACTTGACGAAATAGAGAAAGCCCATCCAGATATATTTAATATCCTTCTTCAACTGTTTGAAGATGGTCACCTGACAGACTCCCAG GGAAGGAGAGTATCATTTAAGAATGCATTGATAGTGATGACATCAAATGTTGGTTCTTCTGCCATTGCCAAAGGAGGACGCAACTCCATTGGTTTCTTGGTTGCAGATGAAGAGTCAGCTTCATATACTGGCATGAAATCACTCGTAATGGAAGAACTCAAGGCATATTTTCGTCCAGAGTTACTAAACAGAATAGATGAAGTGGTAGTGTTCCGTCCTCTTGAGAAGGCTCAG ATGCTTGAGATTCTAAATCTGATGCTGCAAGAGGTGAAAGAGAGACTCATATCTTTAGGAGTTGGTTTGGAGGTGACTGATTCTGTTAAAGAACTCATTTGTGAGCAAGGTTTTGACCGCATTTATGGTGCCAGAAATCTGAGGAGGGCAGTTACCCTAACAATTGAAAATATGATGAGTGAATCACTGCTTGCTGGAGATTACAAGCCCGGAGACACTGCCATCATTGACTTGGATGGCTCCGGCAAACCATTCTTGAAAAATCGCTCAGATGGGATTAACTCCTTGTCTGATGTTACGTCCTGCTTGTAG
- the LOC119984552 gene encoding protein FRIGIDA-like, whose protein sequence is MATNSNLSIDVPLIASVKHEPPSPPMPQPQLETEAEPELKHKDEAVVVGDTQGLPIVHLPPQFFESIKELSSLSTLIQTFKVRFDELKKHLDFIQNALDTHSNEVPPSPHQPLSQPEQQQIQIQNQNQNQHRLESIPSSKQPPETKATAQNKGKTEGEAETEATAPGTKESSKSEVQLLCETMCSRDLRKYIVTRLHNATKLREEVPAALKCAPNPAKLVLNCIGRFYLQGTKAYITDSPMIPARKAAILTMEYFLLMMDNQVEIKAEVKKEAETGAVLWRNRLISEGGLSRAAEIDARGLLLFVACYGIPAVFKNEDVWNLIQLSNLRRIADVLRRSPALVARVSVIIEGMMKNGMAFEAVEVTSLLGIDDKFPLQKILNSFLHESKELYKRNRQDARGSPHLLKYANEKQLDALKSVMKCLEGHKIDPVEILPGWQIKEKISNLEKETADLNKKVEERVNAKRKADMNDSLSKKSRETKCSLGLTARGSPMISPLLGGVHELRAASHLDSQSSYDALLPRSSFDCELSGRVNSYPSSASSIAYGYGAVPLPESVHGGGLHADGVRSGISSRYCLLSSGLYSDNNSHGVVDRSGQMMNNNGTSYGWHGVGETAFGDSHRSVGQSVAAHPAVFSRASEGFAGILYSPTPGTANQSLSSDLYSFADVVDNNSSHQSGPLQPVVPTQHRSYMH, encoded by the exons ATGGCCACAAACTCCAATCTCAGCATTGACGTTCCCCTTATCGCCTCCGTTAAACATGAGCCGCCTTCACCGCCAATGCCACAGCCACAATTGGAAACTGAAGCGGAACCGGAACTGAAACACAAAGACGAAGCCGTTGTGGTCGGAGATACGCAAGGCCTCCCAATTGTGCATCTACCTCCTCAATTTTTTGAATCCATCAAAGAACTCAGTTCTCTCTCTACTCTcatccaaaccttcaaagttcGATTTGATGAACTGAAAAAGCACCTTGATTTCATCCAAAATGCGCTTGATACACATTCCAATGAAGTCCCCCCCTCACCTCATCAACCTTTATCACAACCAGAACaacaacaaattcaaattcaaaatcaaaatcaaaatcaacatcGTCTAGAATCAATTCCCTCTTCAAAACAACCACCCGAAACAAAAGCTACAGctcaaaataaaggaaaaaccGAAGGGGAAGCTGAGACAGAAGCAACGGCCCCGGGAACGAAGGAGTCTTCAAAATCTGAAGTTCAACTTCTATGTGAAACTATGTGCAGCCGCGACTTACGTAAGTACATCGTCACCCGCCTCCATAACGCCACCAAGCTTCGAGAAGAAGTTCCAGCGGCACTCAAGTGCGCCCCCAATCCAGCCAAGCTCGTGTTGAATTGTATTGGGCGGTTTTATCTGCAAGGTACCAAAGCATATATCACGGACTCTCCCATGATTCCTGCGAGGAAAGCAGCCATTTTGACCATGGAGTATTTTCTTCTCATGATGGACAACCAGGTTGAAATCAAGGCAGAGGTGAAGAAGGAGGCTGAGACTGGGGCTGTTTTGTGGAGGAATAGGCTTATTAGTGAGGGGGGCCTTTCTCGGGCTGCTGAGATTGATGCAAGGGGTTTGCTTCTTTTTGTGGCTTGTTATGGAATCCCCGCTGTGTTTAAGAACGAGGATGTTTGGAATTTGATacagttgagtaatttgagaagGATTGCTGATGTCCTCCGTCGATCCCCTGCTCTTGTTGCGAGGGTTTCAG TGATCATCGAAGGCATGATGAAGAATGGAATGGCTTTTGAAGCTGTCGAAGTTACTTCTCTTCTTGGGATAGACGACAAGTTCCCTcttcagaaaattttgaattctttCTTACACGAGTCTAAAGAATTATATAAGAGAAACAGACAAGATGCAAGAGGTTCCCCTCACTTATTG AAATATGCAAATGAAAAACAATTAGATGCTCTTAAATCAGTAATGAAGTGTTTGGAAGGTCACAAGATTGATCCGGTTGAGATTCTTCCAGGATggcaaattaaagaaaagataAGCAACCTAGAAAAGGAGACTGCCGATCTAAATAAAAAGGTGGAAGAACGTGTGAATGCAAAGCGAAAAGCTGATATGAATGATTCCTTGAGTAAAAAGAGTCGAGAAACAAAATGCTCACTGGGACTGACAGCCAGAGGTTCACCCATGATATCTCCCTTATTAGGTGGGGTGCATGAGCTAAGGGCTGCCAGTCATCTGGATAGCCAGAGCTCATATGATGCTTTGTTACCAAGAAGTTCGTTCGACTGTGAATTGTCTGGTCGTGTCAACAGTTATCCGTCCTCCGCCTCATCTATTGCATATGGATATGGTGCAGTACCTTTGCCTGAGAGTGTTCACGGTGGTGGCTTGCATGCAGATGGTGTCAGATCTGGCATTTCATCTAGATACTGTCTGCTTTCTTCTGGTTTATATTCAGACAACAACAGTCATGGGGTTGTTGATAGATCTGGACAGATGATGAACAATAATGGTACATCATATGGATGGCATGGTGTCGGGGAAACAGCATTTGGTGACAGCCACAGATCAGTAGGACAGAGCGTTGCTGCACATCCTGCGGTTTTTTCCAGGGCATCAGAAGGCTTTGCCGGCATTCTTTATTCCCCCACTCCTGGCACTGCTAACCAGAGTTTATCATCTGATCTGTATTCTTTTGCTGATGTTGTAGATAACAACAGTTCCCATCAGTCTGGCCCTTTGCAACCTGTCGTGCCTACTCAACATCGGTCATACATGCACTGA
- the LOC119984553 gene encoding cell division cycle 20.5, cofactor of APC complex-like: MDQSTEWGPVQSDWYSPTRLHGSPVQYDFPGDRFIPNRSLMDLDQARTLLTIRGKEGYNPNFTESYRQKLQDNLALDSEGKPFRMLVFRGSPKSTRKSIRLIDEMRKSEEEGFNTFIKQSQARCLPKRESRILDAPKLRNDFYLNVVDWGKNNVLAVALGSELFLWNSESSSVHKLLQAGNRNDYPTSVAWSVDARILAVGYMQSKLELWDVETSKLTSTLDGHKHKVTALTWNDRALTSGGQDKDIINHDVRAANNVTSCLKAHSEEICGLKWSSGGNLLASGGNENLIHIWEASQMSSSKFLHRFSGHRAAVKALAWCPYQFNVLASGGGSNDGCIKMWNTQNGTCIESINTKSQICGLEWNRHHKEILSGHGYTENQLCLWRYPSMTKVGEIKRHLSRVLHLSQSPDGLTTVSAGADETLRFWEIFGPPHAESPSDLEGHLSLKTFPLR; encoded by the exons ATGGATCAAAGCACAGAATGGGGACCTGTTCAATCGGATTGGTACTCTCCAACGCGACTCCATGGCAGCCCTGTTCAATATGACTTTCCT GGAGATCGTTTTATACCAAACAGGAGTTTGATGGATCTTGATCAAGCCCGCACTTTGTTAACGATCAGGGGAAAAGAAGGCTACAATCCCAATTTCACT GAGTCGTACCGACAGAAGTTGCAGGATAATCTGGCTTTGGATTCAGAAGGGAAACCATTTAGGATGCTGGTTTTCAGGGGAAGtccaaaatcaacaagaaaatctaTCCGGCTTATTGACGAGATGCGAAAGAGCGAAGAAGAGGGATTCAATACATTCATCAAGCAATCTCAAGCTCGATGCTTGCCTAAG AGAGAATCGAGGATTTTGGACGCGCCGAAACTTAGAAATGACTTCTACTTGAACGTCGTGGATTGGGGGAAGAACAATGTTCTTGCTGTTGCTTTGGGCTCAGAATTGTTCCTATGGAACTCAGAGAGTTCAAGTGTACACAAGTTGTTGCAAGCCGGAAATCGGAATGACTACCCTACTAGTGTAGCCTGGTCTGTGGATGCTAGAATCTTGGCAGTTGGATATATGCAGTCCAAACTTGAGCTCTGGGACGTTGAGACTTCCAAACTA ACTTCAACCCTAGATGGTCATAAGCACAAAGTAACTGCACTAACATGGAACGATCGGGCTCTAACATCAGGAGGCCAAGACAAAGATATTATTAATCACGATG TTAGAGCCGCAAACAATGTGACTTCCTGTCTAAAAGCACACTCAGAAGAGATCTGTGGTTTGAAATGGTCTAGTGGAGGCAATCTGTTGGCTAGCGGTGGCAATGAAAATCTCATCCACATATGGGAAGCTTCCCAGATGAGTTCTTCCAAGTTTTTGCACAGATTCAGTGGCCATCGTGCTGCTGTCAAGGCCCTTGCATGGTGCCCCTATCAGTTCAACGTACTTGCCTCTGGAGGAGGCTCAAATGATGGATGTATTAAGATGTGGAATACGCAGAATGGGACTTGCATAGAAAGTATAAACACCAAATCTCAG ATATGTGGACTGGAGTGGAACAGGCATCACAAGGAAATACTAAGTGGACATGGCTACACTGAAAACCAACTATGTTTGTGGAGGTATCCTTCAATGACTAAAGTGGGAGAGATAAAGCGTCATTTATCAAGGGTCCTCCATCTTTCCCAG AGCCCTGATGGATTAACAACTGTATCAGCTGGGGCAGACGAGACACTTAGATTTTGGGAGATTTTTGGACCACCTCATGCTGAAAGTCCCTCAGATCTAGAAGGCCATTTGTCCTTGAAGACTTTTCCTCTACGATGA
- the LOC119984554 gene encoding superoxide dismutase [Fe], chloroplastic, with amino-acid sequence MAARATIAPPSTTTLFLCQGVRVSTGVQRAIKQRRCVRMAAATKIVAQFELKPPPYPLTALEPHMSKQTFEYHWGKHHRAYVDNLNKQIAGTQLNGLSLEDVIVTTYNKGDFLPPFNNAAQVWNHDFFWESMKPNGGGKPSGELLEMIERDFGSFENFAAEFRSAAATTFGSGWAWLVYKSNQLDVGNAVNPRPSEDDKRLAVVKSPNAVNPLVWNDVPLLTIDVWEHAYYLDYQNRRPDYISIFMEHLVSWESVNRRLETAKAQAAEREIEAKKKAEE; translated from the exons ATGGCTGCACGAGCTACTATCGCTCCTCCTTCAACGACCACGCTTTTCCTGTGCCAAG GGGTTCGTGTTTCGACAGGCGTGCAGAGGGCGATAAAACAG AGACGGTGCGTTAGGATGGCTGCTGCTACCAAAATTGTCGCACAGTTTGAGCTTAAGCCTCCACCATATCCACTG ACTGCATTGGAGCCACATATGAGCAAACAGACATTTGAGTATCATTGGGGAAAGCACCATAGAGCTTATGTGGATAACCTGAACAAGCAGATTGCCGGAACGCAGCTAAATGGATTGTCTTTAGAAGATGTCATAGTTACGACCTATAACAAGGGTGATTTTCTTCCACCTTTCAACAATGCTGCGCAG GTGTGGAACCATGATTTCTTCTGGGAATCTATGAAACCAAATGGTGGAGGAAAGCCATCTGGAGAGCTTCTAGAAATGATTGAACGGGATTTTGGTTCTTTTGAAAACTTTGCAGCAGAGTTTAGATCAGCTGCAGCAACAACATTTGGTTCCGGATGGGCGTGGCTTGTTT ACAAATCAAATCAACTCGATGTTGGAAATGCTGTGAATCCTAGACCTTCGGAGGATGACAAAAGACTTGCGGTGGTCAAGAGTCCCAATGCTGTAAACCCACTTGTTTGGAATGATGTC CCACTTCTTACTATTGATGTTTGGGAG CATGCTTACTACCTTGATTATCAG AATCGGCGTCCCGATTATATATCAATTTTCATGGAGCACCTTGTTTCATGGGAATCAGTTAACCGGAGACTTGAAACTGCAAAGGCTCAAGCTGCAGAAAGAGAGATAGAAGCGAAGAAGAAAGCAGAGGAATGA